In Rana temporaria chromosome 3, aRanTem1.1, whole genome shotgun sequence, a single window of DNA contains:
- the LOC120931581 gene encoding rab-like protein 2A yields the protein MKVVTNMARDGQVVTEIDQEKYDADENVKIICLGDSAVGKSKLMERFLMDGFRPQQLSTFALTLYKYTTTVDGKTILVDFWDTAGQERFQSMHASYYHKAHACILVFDVQRKITYKNLTSWYQELREYRPEIPCIVVANKIDADLRMTQKGFNFAKKHSLPFYFVSAADGTNVVKLFTDAIKLAVSYKQNSQDFLDEVMRELENFELEKPDDQSQNEEISEDNESKNAS from the exons ATGAAAGTTGTCACCAACATGGCAAGAGATGGGCAGGTAGTCACTGAGATTGATCAGGAGAAATATGATGCTGATGAGAATGTCAAAATCATCTGTCTGGGAGACAGCGCAGTTGGAAAGTCAAA gttAATGGAACGTTTCCTTATGGATGGATT TCGTCCTCAGCAGCTCTCAACCTTTGCTCTGACACTCTATAAATATACCACGACTGTGGATGGCAAGACTATTCTTGTGG ACTTCTGGGATACAGCAGGGCAAGAGAGATTCCAAAGTATGCATGCTTCCTATTATCACAAGGCACATGCTTGCATCTtg gtatTTGATGTACAAAGAAAAATTACATACAAGAACCTTACCAGTTGGTACCAGGAACTGCGGGAATACAGACCAGAGATTCCTTGTATTGTTGTAGCAAACAAGATTGATG ctgatcttcgTATGACTCAGAAAGGCTTTAACTTTGCTAAGAAGCACAGCCTGCCATTCTATTTTGTTTCTGCTGCAGATGGCACAAATGTGGTAAAG ttGTTTACAGATGCTATAAAACTTGCTGTGTCTTACAAACAGAACTCACAAGACTTTTTAGATGAAGTAATGCGGGAATTGGAG AATTTTGAGCTTGAGAAGCCTGATGATCAGTCTCAAAATGAGGAGATCTCTGAAGACAATGAGTCAAAGAACGCTTCATGA